The following coding sequences are from one Treponema parvum window:
- a CDS encoding nucleoside hydrolase has translation MEKEKIIIDCDPGTDDALAIILALYSGKLDLKAVCSVTGNGALDTTTRNGLNILSLCGREDIPLYRGSAVALDRKQPATVSAFGDDGLGGFADTISSNKKEEDLNAVDFLVEYVNKYPNEITLFAIGPCTNIAHAIRKSKDFAKNLKHLIIMGGAKYTGNMSPVAEYNFWADPLAAHEVLMAGIQEVTMIGLDVTNKIALDCNMREILRMLNTKLSTFVYNITQIGMDENWKERRKAVSPMHDVLTVAYFLDNSIVNVKPAYIDVVTEGIARGQSIVDINGHWNKNKCNAKYAYDVDTAKFYKLFYKEIFNEDITDLIDKKQEE, from the coding sequence ATGGAGAAAGAAAAAATTATCATTGATTGTGACCCGGGAACAGATGATGCGCTGGCTATCATATTGGCGTTATACTCAGGAAAATTGGATTTAAAAGCAGTATGTAGCGTGACAGGAAATGGAGCATTAGATACGACAACAAGGAATGGATTGAATATTCTTTCGTTATGTGGAAGAGAGGACATTCCGTTATATCGCGGGTCGGCAGTTGCATTAGACCGGAAACAGCCGGCAACAGTGAGTGCATTTGGCGATGACGGCCTGGGAGGCTTTGCAGATACTATATCTTCAAATAAAAAAGAAGAAGATCTGAACGCAGTAGATTTTTTGGTTGAATATGTGAATAAATATCCTAACGAAATTACACTATTTGCGATAGGACCTTGTACGAATATAGCCCATGCGATACGCAAGTCTAAGGATTTTGCCAAAAATCTAAAACATTTAATTATTATGGGAGGGGCAAAGTACACTGGAAATATGAGTCCTGTGGCAGAGTATAATTTTTGGGCGGATCCGCTGGCAGCGCATGAAGTTCTGATGGCAGGTATTCAAGAAGTAACGATGATAGGTTTGGATGTTACAAATAAAATTGCCTTAGACTGCAACATGCGGGAAATATTAAGAATGTTAAATACCAAATTATCAACATTTGTTTATAATATTACTCAAATAGGGATGGATGAAAACTGGAAAGAAAGAAGAAAAGCCGTTTCGCCAATGCATGACGTACTAACTGTTGCGTACTTCCTTGACAATTCCATTGTGAATGTAAAACCGGCATATATTGATGTAGTGACGGAAGGAATTGCCCGGGGACAGTCCATTGTAGATATAAATGGACATTGGAATAAAAACAAATGTAATGCAAAATATGCATATGATGTTGATACAGCTAAATTTTATAAGTTGTTTTATAAAGAAATATTCAATGAAGACATTACAGATTTGATCGACAAAAAACAGGAGGAATGA
- a CDS encoding ECF transporter S component codes for MKKNETFSMVVILLIPVAIAINIVGGQMTSLLKIPVDLDMIGVLLVGALAGPIPAAVTGVLTNLINGIFDPTWIPYAFCAFFIGIAAGLLSKYNMMNKIWKLIVSGIIIALVATITATPITVFFFGGSTGGGASMLAAGLMATGKQILESVLSVYIVTESVGKLISIFIAYFIIKAIPERSLVKYKYGDKFIKAKSE; via the coding sequence ATGAAAAAGAACGAAACATTTTCAATGGTGGTTATTTTATTAATTCCGGTAGCAATTGCAATTAATATTGTCGGAGGACAGATGACCTCCTTATTGAAAATACCGGTAGATTTAGACATGATAGGCGTTTTACTGGTAGGCGCGCTCGCAGGACCGATCCCGGCAGCGGTTACAGGCGTATTGACAAACCTGATTAACGGTATTTTTGATCCAACATGGATTCCGTATGCATTTTGTGCATTCTTTATTGGAATTGCGGCAGGATTATTGTCAAAATACAATATGATGAATAAGATTTGGAAATTAATAGTTTCAGGAATTATTATTGCTTTGGTAGCAACAATTACAGCAACGCCGATCACCGTATTCTTCTTTGGAGGATCAACAGGCGGAGGCGCCTCTATGCTGGCTGCCGGACTGATGGCGACCGGAAAACAGATTTTAGAGTCGGTTTTATCAGTTTACATTGTAACTGAAAGTGTAGGTAAATTAATTTCCATATTTATAGCATACTTTATCATTAAAGCCATACCGGAAAGATCTCTTGTAAAATATAAATATGGGGATAAATTTATAAAAGCAAAGAGCGAATAG
- a CDS encoding DEAD/DEAH box helicase → MRQVFLVAGKRMETEEISFEDLGLDEKTLVAVTKKGFETPSPIQILAIPRLLNGDANIIAKARTGTGKTAAFALPLIQELREQSDHVRALILEPTRELAVQTCTEIKSFVFDKYPRSAVVYGGASMGMQIKDLKRGAEIVVGTPGRIQDHLERGSLNIEKIDYFILDEGDEMLDMGFIEDIEAIFAKANPSSRILLFSATMPEPILKIAHKFMGEYEIIEEEGITEEPLLIDQKYWVVRENEKIEALVRLIDISPDFYGLVFTQTKVDADAVSRMLDERGYEASALHGDIPQLQREKILMRFRSKKTRVLVATDVAARGIDITGLSHVVNYSLPFDGATYVHRIGRTGRAGSSGCAVTFVRPDERRKLKFMQAAVRRASKGEMIEEEIPSVDAVIEAKRKRLFDEIKVSLGVSEPAEADSVRNGISERCGEDDLLGSVSDPSGAGGFNGGVSEATVLGDINDPENHVKASFIFENLAEQLCSGIYSNPKEILARVLENFYGKTLDRSRYGLISSVKSYGEGGQIRLFVQLGRRDGYNARSIADYFSNLLHIPGRMVDNIDISSSFSLVSLPVSAGKKVLEMSRKDKGLPHMHVDSKSGGGFVLNSRTGREGRVGRGKYGRAFPNDVRSPSGRAKRRAGKGLNKVEGRKGGAELYKKKKSGEERF, encoded by the coding sequence ATGCGGCAAGTTTTTCTTGTCGCCGGGAAACGGATGGAAACGGAAGAAATCTCTTTTGAAGACTTGGGTCTTGACGAAAAGACCCTTGTCGCTGTTACTAAAAAAGGCTTTGAAACGCCTTCTCCAATTCAAATTTTGGCGATTCCCCGTCTTTTAAACGGCGACGCCAATATCATTGCAAAGGCGCGCACAGGCACCGGTAAGACGGCGGCTTTCGCCCTTCCTCTTATTCAGGAGCTAAGAGAGCAAAGCGACCATGTGAGAGCTTTGATTCTTGAACCTACGCGGGAACTTGCCGTTCAGACTTGCACTGAAATAAAGTCGTTTGTTTTTGATAAATATCCCAGATCGGCGGTCGTTTACGGCGGCGCTTCCATGGGAATGCAAATAAAGGACTTAAAGCGCGGAGCGGAGATCGTCGTGGGAACTCCGGGGCGTATTCAGGATCATCTTGAACGCGGCAGTTTGAACATTGAAAAAATCGATTATTTTATCCTTGACGAAGGCGATGAAATGCTTGATATGGGGTTTATCGAGGATATCGAAGCCATTTTTGCAAAGGCGAATCCTTCAAGCAGGATTCTTTTGTTCAGCGCGACTATGCCCGAACCCATTCTCAAGATCGCTCATAAATTTATGGGCGAGTATGAAATAATTGAAGAAGAAGGAATAACGGAAGAGCCGCTCTTAATTGACCAAAAATATTGGGTTGTGCGTGAAAATGAAAAGATAGAGGCTCTAGTACGCCTTATAGATATTTCTCCGGATTTTTACGGCCTTGTGTTTACGCAGACCAAGGTCGACGCGGACGCCGTAAGCCGCATGCTTGACGAGCGCGGATACGAAGCTTCCGCCCTGCACGGCGATATTCCGCAGCTTCAGCGTGAAAAAATCCTTATGCGATTCAGAAGCAAAAAAACGCGCGTCCTTGTAGCCACGGATGTAGCCGCCCGAGGTATAGACATTACGGGGCTGAGCCACGTTGTAAATTATTCTTTGCCTTTTGACGGAGCTACCTATGTTCATCGCATAGGCAGGACGGGGCGCGCCGGTTCGTCGGGATGCGCAGTAACCTTTGTAAGGCCTGACGAACGTAGAAAACTTAAGTTTATGCAAGCGGCTGTGCGGCGCGCAAGCAAGGGTGAAATGATCGAAGAAGAAATTCCTTCCGTAGATGCAGTTATTGAGGCAAAGCGTAAACGATTGTTCGATGAGATTAAAGTATCTCTCGGTGTTTCCGAGCCTGCTGAGGCGGACAGTGTTCGGAACGGCATATCCGAACGATGTGGGGAAGACGATCTTCTCGGCAGCGTTTCCGATCCTTCTGGGGCAGGCGGTTTCAATGGCGGCGTCTCTGAGGCGACCGTTTTGGGCGATATTAACGATCCGGAAAATCACGTAAAGGCGTCTTTTATTTTTGAAAACCTCGCGGAACAGTTATGTTCCGGTATATATTCGAATCCTAAAGAGATTCTTGCGAGAGTACTTGAAAATTTTTACGGTAAAACTCTTGACAGATCGCGCTACGGTTTGATTTCTTCGGTAAAATCTTACGGAGAAGGCGGTCAGATAAGATTGTTTGTTCAGCTCGGCAGGAGGGACGGATACAATGCGCGTTCGATAGCCGATTATTTTAGCAATTTGCTGCATATTCCCGGACGTATGGTCGATAACATTGACATATCTTCAAGTTTCAGCCTTGTAAGTTTGCCTGTCTCGGCCGGAAAGAAGGTTCTTGAAATGTCCCGTAAAGACAAGGGTTTACCTCACATGCATGTTGACAGTAAATCCGGCGGAGGCTTTGTCTTAAATTCCCGTACCGGTCGAGAAGGCAGAGTCGGGCGAGGAAAGTACGGCAGAGCTTTTCCGAACGATGTGCGTTCGCCGTCAGGCAGGGCTAAAAGGCGGGCGGGCAAGGGTTTGAACAAAGTCGAAGGGCGTAAGGGCGGCGCTGAACTGTATAAAAAAAAGAAATCCGGCGAGGAAAGGTTTTAA
- a CDS encoding ABC transporter ATP-binding protein, whose translation MLKTVRDFIKLMSGQKRELYASLVLSFFDGWLIVVPLLAAFHITARMPEFNPDVAEALTMPVMIRYSLIMLASILVRIVLRYLVSRLRSGAGYKCMAEERKTLGKELRKVPLGFFNEKNLGDVVSTITSDAAFLEIEGIGVIEKVAVGIPVFVIALMICLSFDYRIFLLVLVLLIPTWFAYRYLATRQDALKLNRQKLIGQVTEDTIEFIKGLPVLKSYNMTEKQFSKTQNAYERLRAFSVRGEFVHIPPIGMYQLCFRLITTGIVFLSGLFLLHKDFVFPQAFLLMLASFSLFTGAEAMGIFSIFAKMTQQSIDRMNQIKTIPKLEDISGTEKLERYDICFEHVNFAYNKTPVLRDVSFCAPEGTTTALVGLSGGGKTTVTNLIARFWDIRPGHGEISIGGKAVKALSYEHLLKNISFVFQDMFLFNDTVLNNIRIGQPDATLEEVREAARRAGCAEFIEAMEDGYNTVIGEAGARLSGGEKQRISIARSLIKDAPIILLDEVTANVDAENEQLIQTALQELLKNKTVIMIAHKLSTIQNADQILVLENGTISQRGAHEELIAQAGLYRRLWDIQYEAERWRM comes from the coding sequence ATGTTAAAAACAGTACGGGATTTTATCAAGTTGATGAGCGGGCAAAAAAGAGAGCTGTATGCTTCGCTTGTGTTGAGCTTTTTTGACGGCTGGCTGATTGTGGTTCCTTTGCTGGCAGCGTTTCATATTACCGCGCGGATGCCGGAATTTAATCCTGATGTTGCGGAGGCTTTGACGATGCCGGTAATGATCCGGTATTCGCTGATTATGCTGGCGAGTATTCTTGTCCGCATCGTGCTGCGCTACCTTGTTTCGCGTCTGCGGTCGGGCGCGGGGTATAAGTGTATGGCGGAAGAGCGCAAAACGTTGGGGAAGGAATTGCGGAAGGTGCCGCTCGGTTTTTTTAATGAAAAGAATTTGGGCGATGTGGTTTCGACGATTACCTCGGACGCGGCGTTTTTGGAAATAGAAGGCATAGGTGTCATTGAAAAAGTTGCAGTCGGCATTCCGGTATTTGTCATCGCGCTTATGATCTGCCTCTCATTTGATTACCGTATTTTTTTGCTCGTGCTTGTCTTGCTCATTCCGACATGGTTTGCCTACCGATATCTTGCAACACGGCAGGATGCGCTCAAGCTGAACCGGCAAAAATTGATCGGACAGGTAACGGAGGATACGATTGAATTTATCAAGGGACTGCCCGTATTGAAATCCTACAACATGACGGAAAAACAATTTTCTAAAACACAAAACGCTTATGAAAGATTGCGCGCATTTTCCGTGCGAGGAGAATTTGTTCATATCCCGCCGATAGGCATGTATCAATTATGTTTTCGGCTCATTACGACGGGGATTGTATTTCTTTCCGGACTGTTTCTATTGCACAAGGACTTCGTATTTCCGCAAGCCTTTTTATTGATGCTTGCCTCGTTCAGTCTTTTTACCGGCGCCGAAGCGATGGGGATATTCAGTATCTTTGCAAAGATGACGCAGCAGTCCATCGACCGGATGAATCAAATTAAGACGATTCCTAAGTTAGAAGATATTTCCGGCACGGAAAAACTTGAGCGGTACGATATTTGTTTTGAGCATGTGAATTTTGCATACAATAAAACGCCGGTATTGCGAGATGTTAGTTTTTGCGCACCGGAAGGAACGACGACGGCTCTTGTCGGACTTTCGGGAGGCGGCAAAACAACGGTTACGAATTTGATTGCACGCTTTTGGGATATCCGGCCCGGGCATGGGGAGATCAGCATCGGCGGTAAGGCAGTAAAAGCGCTCTCGTACGAACACTTGTTGAAGAATATCAGTTTTGTATTTCAGGATATGTTTTTATTTAATGATACCGTGCTGAACAATATCCGTATCGGACAGCCGGACGCAACGCTCGAAGAAGTCCGTGAAGCGGCTCGGCGTGCAGGCTGTGCGGAATTTATTGAAGCGATGGAAGATGGCTACAACACGGTTATCGGTGAGGCGGGAGCACGACTTTCCGGCGGAGAAAAGCAGCGTATTTCCATTGCGCGTTCTCTTATCAAGGATGCGCCGATTATCCTTTTGGACGAGGTAACGGCAAATGTCGATGCGGAAAATGAACAGCTGATTCAAACGGCTTTACAGGAGCTTTTAAAAAACAAAACGGTGATTATGATTGCGCACAAACTTTCGACCATACAAAACGCCGATCAGATTCTCGTGCTGGAAAACGGAACAATCAGTCAGCGCGGCGCTCATGAAGAGCTGATTGCACAAGCGGGACTATATCGGCGGCTGTGGGATATACAATATGAAGCGGAACGGTGGAGAATGTAG
- a CDS encoding nucleoid-associated protein, protein MLYTEYLSIKKLILHITGNKLNQDNIILSTDIIEINPDMEKNLISYFLTPFDSEEFYQFYHESDLALNEVYTYVSKIFDNGEQLYEQSVNLAKHLYEQSTHPKIKGGEFYTVYFKDCILDSETLDAVGLFKSENKDTFLKVLQENDNFNLQTEKGINIKKLDKGCLIFNKDRENGYIVAVVDNAGRGVEARYWLNDFLHVCRRKDEYTNTQNFMTLAKNFVTQELPKELGTSKADQIDLLNKSLDFFKDKDTCDIDDFTNEVMIEPDIIEKFYHYKQRCEDESGTSINNSFSISETARKKQQRSFKRVIQLDKKIKIVIDGNSQNIEQGTDKKGKFYKVYYNEEK, encoded by the coding sequence ATGTTGTATACGGAATATCTTTCAATAAAGAAACTTATACTTCATATAACTGGTAATAAATTAAATCAGGATAATATTATATTGTCAACAGATATAATTGAAATTAATCCGGATATGGAGAAAAACTTAATATCCTACTTCCTCACTCCTTTCGATTCTGAAGAATTTTATCAGTTTTATCATGAAAGTGATTTAGCTTTGAACGAAGTATATACCTATGTTTCAAAAATTTTTGACAATGGAGAACAACTTTATGAACAATCCGTCAATTTAGCCAAGCACCTCTATGAACAAAGCACTCATCCTAAAATTAAGGGTGGCGAGTTTTATACCGTTTATTTTAAAGATTGTATTTTAGACAGCGAAACGCTCGATGCAGTAGGTTTATTTAAATCTGAAAATAAAGACACCTTTTTAAAAGTTCTACAGGAAAACGATAATTTTAACTTACAGACTGAAAAAGGTATCAATATTAAAAAACTGGATAAAGGGTGCCTTATTTTTAACAAAGATCGTGAGAATGGTTATATAGTTGCTGTAGTAGATAACGCCGGAAGAGGCGTTGAAGCCCGCTATTGGCTTAATGATTTTCTACATGTCTGCCGCCGAAAAGATGAATATACCAATACGCAAAATTTTATGACTTTAGCAAAAAACTTTGTTACACAAGAGTTGCCCAAGGAGTTAGGCACTTCAAAAGCCGATCAAATTGATCTTTTGAATAAATCTTTGGATTTTTTTAAAGATAAAGATACTTGTGATATTGATGACTTTACCAATGAAGTTATGATTGAACCCGATATCATTGAAAAATTCTATCACTACAAACAACGCTGCGAAGATGAAAGCGGCACATCAATAAACAATAGCTTTTCTATTTCCGAAACCGCACGAAAAAAACAGCAGCGATCGTTCAAACGGGTCATCCAACTGGATAAAAAAATCAAAATCGTTATCGATGGTAACAGTCAAAACATCGAACAAGGTACGGACAAAAAAGGTAAATTCTACAAAGTGTATTACAACGAAGAAAAATAG
- a CDS encoding nucleoid-associated protein, producing MEIIFYNLLKVDNEENTVSVESFANKQNIQGYIWDLITNCVDTKGDREYIFDPNLQTTKTHIDNIIQNNNSRDDVCKLLAEKLLSVENDTKEKIAHLDKEIPKGILMISFTKMTETEYKLIITKADYTEFLEELSGEKKSGLPTKKKIFKSFIMNVSYFDYKFEYTKILTYDANSKKAAYWWKNFLELSEVRDDIKNTKTAYDAIKKDIIEPLRRKHKQDYLYLRNATIAYFRTDGDFDINHYKDVIIGNYQPFDNSLNIENIKIKIERLPQKHGFDNSFQKTPTVITDKFKDTIFLSEGIELKLKQDILDINRVIKPHRDDEGKEYIMILSSEGYQYAIGLDREQNE from the coding sequence ATGGAAATAATATTTTATAACTTATTAAAAGTGGATAATGAGGAAAATACAGTATCTGTTGAATCTTTTGCAAATAAACAAAATATTCAAGGTTATATTTGGGACTTGATTACTAATTGTGTAGATACTAAAGGAGATAGAGAATATATTTTTGACCCAAATTTGCAAACAACTAAAACCCATATTGATAATATTATTCAAAACAATAATAGTAGAGATGATGTATGCAAGTTGTTGGCAGAAAAATTACTATCGGTTGAAAATGATACAAAAGAAAAAATTGCACATTTAGACAAAGAAATTCCTAAAGGGATTTTAATGATTTCATTTACAAAAATGACAGAAACCGAATACAAGTTGATTATTACAAAAGCTGATTATACAGAATTTTTGGAAGAACTAAGTGGAGAAAAGAAAAGCGGATTACCAACTAAAAAGAAGATATTTAAATCCTTTATTATGAATGTTTCATATTTTGATTATAAATTTGAATATACAAAAATATTGACATATGATGCTAATTCTAAAAAAGCAGCTTATTGGTGGAAAAACTTTTTAGAATTAAGTGAAGTAAGGGACGATATAAAAAATACAAAGACAGCATATGATGCCATAAAAAAAGATATAATTGAACCTTTAAGGCGTAAACACAAACAAGATTATCTATATTTAAGAAATGCTACTATTGCCTATTTTAGAACAGATGGTGATTTTGATATAAATCATTATAAGGATGTTATCATTGGAAATTATCAACCTTTTGATAATTCTTTAAATATTGAAAATATAAAGATAAAAATTGAAAGACTACCCCAAAAACATGGTTTTGATAATTCATTCCAAAAAACACCGACTGTAATAACAGATAAATTCAAAGATACCATTTTTCTCTCTGAAGGAATAGAATTAAAACTCAAGCAAGACATATTAGATATTAATAGAGTTATTAAGCCCCATAGAGATGATGAAGGTAAAGAATATATTATGATTTTGAGTTCTGAGGGATATCAATACGCGATAGGTCTGGACAGAGAACAAAATGAGTAA
- a CDS encoding TdeIII family type II restriction endonuclease yields MSLTNTQMTEIEEILKQSLRNKFTHYNPEPAVMPFHTRLLGKDRMALFSFIHSLNTNFGTTIFEPVAAALAKTAFKSAEKQQTAGKTISSEAQNIIQTIMDDLETGRQLPNKLQEIERIRAVCQKGEMKEVKPTKVDIKLVSKNDEIFLIDIKTAKPNKGGFIEFKRTLLKWVAVTLAEHPTAHIHTLLAIPYNPYEPKEYGRWTMRGMIDLEYELKVAAEFWDFLGGTGSYEALLNIFEKVGIELRPEIDAYFAQHR; encoded by the coding sequence ATGAGTCTTACAAATACACAAATGACTGAAATTGAAGAGATTTTAAAACAAAGCTTACGGAATAAATTTACGCATTATAATCCCGAACCTGCCGTTATGCCTTTTCATACCCGCTTATTAGGAAAAGACAGAATGGCATTGTTTTCGTTTATTCATTCCCTAAATACAAATTTCGGTACAACTATTTTTGAACCGGTAGCGGCTGCTCTTGCAAAAACAGCATTTAAAAGCGCTGAAAAGCAACAAACAGCCGGAAAAACTATTTCAAGTGAAGCGCAAAATATCATTCAGACTATTATGGACGATCTTGAAACAGGACGGCAACTACCGAACAAACTTCAAGAAATTGAACGGATACGGGCGGTATGCCAAAAAGGAGAAATGAAAGAAGTAAAACCGACAAAAGTTGATATAAAACTTGTTTCAAAGAATGATGAAATTTTCCTTATCGATATAAAAACAGCCAAACCAAATAAAGGTGGGTTTATAGAGTTTAAACGCACGCTTTTGAAATGGGTCGCGGTAACACTTGCTGAACATCCGACAGCTCATATCCATACACTTCTTGCAATTCCGTATAATCCGTATGAACCGAAAGAATACGGTCGCTGGACAATGCGAGGGATGATTGATTTGGAATATGAGCTAAAAGTTGCGGCAGAATTTTGGGACTTTTTAGGCGGCACCGGATCATACGAAGCATTGTTGAATATTTTTGAGAAAGTCGGAATTGAATTGCGCCCCGAAATCGATGCGTATTTTGCACAGCATAGATAG
- a CDS encoding DNA methyltransferase, giving the protein MQNELFATVQQDDFISIPEAGHWATVLLGKHVTNSNITYLIQYGRINKFFHNGAPAVSKTELLHYYQSRSGKRQTDWEERLGEKLNWTLSFEQYKEAETTKHVHRLHPYKGKFIPQLVEYFLDKHTDSFKQNVFFHKGDVVLDPFCGSGTTLVQANELGIHAIGVDISEFNTVIANAKIQNCDLQMLENELSFITNRLRDFTAASSIPEFEDALSAELLTFNNKYFPSPQFKIDVRQKNIDEKTYGAEKEKEFFPLYEKLVHTFNIQLKQKETDTFLDKWYVQNIRNEIDLVFQLIKKIPNETERNIAKIILSRTMRSCRATTHSDLATIYEPVTTPYYCTKHGKICKPLFSILRWWNTYANDTIKRLAEFKMLRTQTFQYCVTGDSRTINLDEKIKQNKPELYELIRNHKIAGIFSSPPYVGLIDYHEQHAYAYDIFGFTRHDDLEIGPLFKGKGKDARESYVEGISAVLNNAKPYLAADYNVFLVANDKFNMYPLIAEKAGMRIVNQYHRPVLNRTEKDKGAYSETIFHMKEWR; this is encoded by the coding sequence ATGCAAAATGAGCTTTTCGCTACAGTACAGCAGGACGATTTTATCTCTATCCCCGAAGCAGGTCATTGGGCTACGGTATTACTGGGAAAGCATGTAACCAACTCAAATATTACGTATCTTATTCAATACGGACGAATAAATAAATTTTTTCATAACGGTGCCCCTGCAGTTTCAAAAACGGAATTGCTTCACTATTATCAGTCGCGTTCCGGTAAACGGCAGACGGATTGGGAAGAGAGGCTCGGTGAAAAATTGAATTGGACTTTGTCTTTCGAACAATATAAAGAAGCTGAAACGACAAAACATGTTCATAGGCTGCATCCTTATAAAGGGAAATTTATTCCGCAGCTTGTCGAATATTTTTTAGATAAGCATACCGACAGCTTTAAACAAAATGTCTTTTTTCATAAGGGCGATGTTGTGCTTGACCCTTTTTGCGGTAGCGGAACAACACTTGTACAGGCAAATGAACTGGGTATTCATGCAATCGGCGTGGATATTTCGGAGTTTAATACAGTCATTGCAAATGCAAAAATACAAAATTGCGATTTACAAATGCTTGAAAATGAACTTTCGTTTATAACAAATAGACTTCGCGATTTTACCGCTGCTTCCTCCATACCGGAATTTGAAGATGCGCTAAGCGCTGAGCTTTTAACTTTTAACAATAAGTATTTTCCGTCGCCGCAGTTTAAAATCGATGTACGGCAAAAGAATATCGATGAAAAGACCTATGGAGCTGAAAAAGAAAAAGAATTTTTTCCTCTTTATGAAAAACTTGTCCATACATTTAATATTCAACTAAAGCAAAAAGAAACGGATACATTCTTAGATAAATGGTACGTGCAGAATATTCGGAACGAAATTGATTTGGTCTTTCAGCTTATTAAAAAAATACCGAATGAAACTGAACGGAATATCGCAAAAATAATTTTAAGTAGAACAATGCGCAGTTGCCGGGCGACAACCCATTCAGATCTTGCGACAATCTATGAGCCAGTAACTACTCCGTACTATTGTACAAAGCATGGAAAGATTTGCAAGCCGCTTTTTTCGATATTGAGATGGTGGAATACTTATGCAAATGATACCATCAAACGCTTAGCCGAATTTAAAATGCTCAGGACGCAAACTTTTCAATATTGCGTAACCGGAGATTCCCGCACAATCAATCTCGATGAAAAAATAAAACAAAATAAACCTGAGTTATATGAATTAATCCGGAATCATAAAATTGCAGGTATTTTTTCTTCTCCGCCGTATGTCGGATTAATAGACTACCATGAACAACATGCGTATGCATATGACATATTCGGCTTTACCCGTCATGATGATTTGGAAATAGGCCCCTTATTTAAAGGAAAGGGAAAAGATGCCCGCGAAAGTTATGTGGAAGGCATTAGCGCTGTTCTAAATAATGCAAAGCCCTATTTAGCGGCAGACTATAATGTATTTTTGGTTGCAAATGATAAATTCAATATGTATCCGCTTATTGCAGAGAAAGCCGGAATGCGTATTGTTAATCAATATCATCGTCCGGTTTTAAATAGAACAGAAAAGGATAAGGGCGCTTATTCCGAAACAATTTTTCATATGAAGGAATGGAGATGA